From a single Nocardioides panacis genomic region:
- a CDS encoding ABC transporter ATP-binding protein: MSMGSGMGPVWRHMRTDRSIAEQKLGSNTVRRVLGFARPHRRTIGFFLLLTVFDAALVVVTPLLVKRIVDDGILKQDSRLVVLLALAAAGVAVVDAALGLAMGWLSSRIGEGLIFDLRTSVFAHVQRMSLAFFTRTQTGALVSRLNNDVIGAQRAFTSTLSSTVSNLISLVVVGVVMLALSWQVTLLCLATFPILLVASRWVGRRLAGLTREQMQGNADLGNSMTERFNVGGAMLLKLFGRRDEEDAAFGVKAGLVRDLGIRITVITRVFAATLMLIPALATALVYGVGGVLVIQQTLTVGTLLALATLLLRLLGPLQGLSNVRIDVMTALVSFERVFEVLDLPSMIDEHPDAVELSHVAGRVEFEHVAFRYPRADEVSLASLETVARAESRDTGLVLKDVTFTAEPGQMVALVGPSGAGKTTMTHLVARLYDVTAGAVRVDGHDVREVTLQSLEDAVGYVTQDAHMFHDTIRANLQYARPGATDEEIWDSLDAAQIGVLVRSLPDGLDTVVGDRGYRLSGGERQRLAIARLLLKAPSIVVLDEATAHLDSESEVAVQRALDRALVGRTSLVIAHRLSTVRNADLILVVDDGRVVQSGTHASLLSDGGLYAALYETQFAVRSA, encoded by the coding sequence ATGTCGATGGGTTCCGGCATGGGACCGGTGTGGCGGCACATGCGCACCGACCGCAGCATCGCCGAGCAGAAGCTCGGCAGCAACACGGTCCGGCGGGTGCTGGGCTTCGCCCGGCCGCACCGCCGCACGATCGGGTTCTTCCTGCTCCTCACGGTCTTCGACGCCGCCCTCGTGGTGGTCACCCCGCTGCTGGTCAAGAGGATCGTCGACGACGGGATCCTGAAGCAGGACAGCCGGCTGGTGGTCCTGCTCGCGCTCGCCGCCGCCGGTGTCGCGGTCGTCGACGCGGCGCTGGGGCTGGCGATGGGCTGGCTGTCCTCCCGGATCGGGGAGGGGCTGATCTTCGACCTCCGCACCTCGGTCTTCGCGCACGTCCAGCGGATGTCGCTGGCGTTCTTCACCCGCACCCAGACCGGCGCGCTGGTCTCCCGGCTCAACAACGACGTGATCGGCGCCCAGCGTGCGTTCACCTCCACGCTCTCCAGCACGGTCTCGAACCTGATCAGCCTGGTCGTGGTCGGCGTCGTGATGCTGGCCCTGTCCTGGCAGGTCACGTTGCTCTGCCTGGCGACGTTCCCGATCCTGCTGGTCGCCTCGCGCTGGGTCGGCCGCCGGCTCGCCGGGCTGACCCGCGAGCAGATGCAGGGCAACGCCGACCTCGGCAACTCGATGACCGAGCGGTTCAACGTGGGCGGCGCGATGCTGCTCAAGCTGTTCGGCCGCCGCGACGAGGAGGACGCCGCGTTCGGCGTCAAGGCCGGGCTGGTCCGTGACCTCGGCATCCGGATCACGGTCATCACCCGGGTCTTCGCGGCCACCCTGATGCTGATCCCGGCCCTCGCCACCGCGCTGGTGTACGGCGTCGGCGGCGTCCTCGTGATCCAGCAGACGCTGACCGTCGGCACCCTGCTCGCCCTGGCCACCCTGCTGCTGCGGCTGCTCGGTCCGCTGCAGGGGCTCTCCAACGTCCGCATCGACGTGATGACCGCCCTGGTCAGCTTCGAGCGCGTCTTCGAGGTGCTCGACCTGCCCTCGATGATCGACGAGCACCCCGACGCCGTCGAGCTCTCCCACGTCGCCGGCCGGGTCGAGTTCGAGCACGTCGCGTTCCGCTACCCGCGCGCCGACGAGGTGTCGCTGGCCAGCCTCGAGACGGTGGCCCGCGCCGAGTCCCGGGACACCGGCCTGGTCCTCAAGGACGTCACCTTCACCGCCGAGCCCGGTCAGATGGTCGCCCTGGTCGGCCCCTCCGGCGCCGGCAAGACCACCATGACGCACCTCGTCGCGCGGCTGTACGACGTGACCGCGGGCGCCGTACGCGTGGACGGGCACGACGTCCGCGAGGTCACCCTCCAGTCGCTGGAGGACGCCGTCGGCTACGTCACCCAGGACGCCCACATGTTCCACGACACCATCCGCGCCAACCTGCAGTACGCCCGCCCGGGTGCCACCGACGAGGAGATCTGGGACAGTCTCGACGCCGCCCAGATCGGCGTGCTGGTCCGCAGCCTGCCCGACGGTCTCGACACCGTCGTGGGGGACCGCGGCTACCGGCTCTCCGGCGGCGAGCGCCAGCGGCTCGCGATCGCCCGGCTGCTGCTCAAGGCACCGTCGATCGTGGTCCTCGACGAGGCGACCGCGCACCTCGACTCCGAGTCCGAGGTCGCCGTGCAGCGGGCCCTGGACCGGGCGCTCGTGGGCCGCACGTCCCTGGTCATCGCGCACCGGCTCTCCACGGTCCGCAACGCCGACCTGATCCTGGTCGTGGACGACGGCCGGGTCGTGCAGTCCGGCACCCACGCCAGCCTGCTGTCCGACGGCGGCCTGTACGCCGCGCTCTACGAGACCCAGTTCGCGGTCCGCTCGGCCTGA
- a CDS encoding SDR family oxidoreductase has product MDLGLQGQVYVVTGGSGGLGLATATALVADGARVVLSGRHAESVGQAVEQLGATHATGLVADNADPGTPRALVEAARSTYGRLDGALVSVGGPAAGTIMDTPDEDWAAAIESVFLGGLRLGREIGRELEAGGSIAYVLSSSVKSPIPGLAISNGLRPGLAMIAKTLADELGPRGIRVNGLLPGRVETDRVRWLDEQSGDAASAKEKASQGIALRRYGRPEEFGRVAAFLLSPAAGFVTGVMLPVDGGMLRSL; this is encoded by the coding sequence ATGGATCTCGGTCTGCAGGGACAGGTGTACGTCGTCACGGGCGGCTCGGGCGGCCTCGGCCTGGCCACCGCCACGGCGCTGGTGGCCGACGGCGCGCGGGTCGTGCTGTCCGGCCGGCACGCGGAGAGCGTCGGGCAGGCCGTCGAGCAGCTCGGCGCGACCCACGCGACCGGGCTGGTGGCCGACAACGCCGACCCCGGCACCCCCCGGGCGCTCGTGGAGGCCGCCCGGTCGACCTACGGGCGGCTCGACGGCGCCCTGGTCTCCGTCGGCGGCCCGGCCGCCGGGACGATCATGGACACCCCCGACGAGGACTGGGCCGCGGCCATCGAGTCGGTGTTCCTCGGCGGGCTGCGCCTGGGCCGCGAGATCGGCCGCGAGCTCGAGGCGGGCGGCTCGATCGCCTACGTGCTGTCCTCCTCGGTGAAGTCGCCGATCCCCGGGCTGGCCATCTCCAACGGCCTCCGCCCGGGCCTGGCGATGATCGCCAAGACGCTCGCCGACGAGCTCGGGCCGCGCGGGATCCGGGTCAACGGCCTGCTGCCGGGCCGCGTCGAGACCGACCGGGTGCGCTGGCTCGACGAGCAGAGCGGGGACGCGGCGTCCGCGAAGGAGAAGGCGTCCCAGGGCATCGCGCTGCGTCGCTACGGCCGTCCCGAGGAGTTCGGCCGCGTCGCGGCGTTCCTGCTCTCGCCGGCTGCCGGCTTCGTCACCGGGGTGATGCTGCCGGTCGACGGCGGCATGCTGCGGTCGCTCTAG
- a CDS encoding SURF1 family cytochrome oxidase biogenesis protein — protein sequence MVSRRWALFAVVVVVLAYGCYLLGQWQFHRLHDRESTNAQTRANLKAEPAPVGDVLRVGRPSATGDEWRRVKATGTYDPRSSVIVRYQTRDGASGVDVVTPLVTADGTALLVDRGWMQTGNSGAEAVTPPAPPKGAVTVVGYVRADATGSAATVTDMSTRAISSAEIAPQLDVPVYGGFVDVETESPKPAEPLEHAELPDLGNGPHFFYGLQWWFFGVLAVFGFFYLAYDERKKLRNPPPVRQREKVPSGS from the coding sequence ATGGTCAGCCGCCGCTGGGCGCTGTTCGCCGTCGTGGTCGTCGTGCTGGCCTACGGCTGCTACCTGCTGGGCCAGTGGCAGTTCCACCGTCTGCACGACCGGGAGAGCACCAACGCCCAGACCCGGGCCAACCTCAAGGCGGAGCCGGCGCCGGTGGGTGACGTGCTGCGGGTCGGACGGCCGTCCGCGACCGGCGACGAGTGGCGCCGGGTGAAGGCCACCGGCACCTACGACCCGCGGTCCTCGGTGATCGTGCGCTACCAGACCCGTGACGGCGCCTCCGGCGTCGACGTGGTGACGCCGCTGGTCACCGCCGACGGCACCGCGCTGCTGGTGGACCGCGGCTGGATGCAGACCGGCAACTCCGGCGCCGAGGCCGTCACTCCCCCGGCGCCGCCGAAGGGCGCCGTGACGGTGGTCGGCTACGTCCGCGCCGACGCCACCGGCAGCGCCGCGACCGTGACCGACATGTCCACCCGGGCGATCTCGAGCGCGGAGATCGCGCCGCAGCTCGACGTGCCGGTGTACGGCGGCTTCGTGGACGTCGAGACCGAGTCGCCGAAGCCCGCCGAGCCGCTGGAGCACGCCGAGCTGCCCGACCTGGGCAACGGCCCGCACTTCTTCTACGGGCTCCAGTGGTGGTTCTTCGGGGTGCTCGCGGTCTTCGGGTTCTTCTACCTCGCCTACGACGAGCGCAAGAAGCTGCGGAACCCGCCGCCGGTGCGCCAGCGCGAGAAGGTCCCGAGCGGGTCCTAG
- the moaA gene encoding GTP 3',8-cyclase MoaA has protein sequence MTSAALADGFGRVATDLRVSLTDRCNLRCSYCMPAEGLDWLPNDDVLTDDEVVRLITIAVERLGVREVRFTGGEPLLRRGLPDIIRRTAALSPRPDTSITTNALGLTRTARALAEAGLDRVNVSLDTVREEDFKTITRRDRFADVVAGLAAAAEAGLGPVKVNAVLLRGINDDQAPELLQWCMDRDYELRFIEQMPLDAQHGWSREAMVTADEIFDSLGSAFVLEPAEEPRGSAPAELFTVDGGPHTVGVIASVTRPFCGDCDRVRLTADGQVRNCLFAREESDLRGALRGGADDAEIARRWQAAMLTKRPGHGIDDVTFLQPSRPMSAIGG, from the coding sequence ATGACTTCTGCAGCGCTTGCCGACGGCTTCGGGCGGGTCGCCACCGACCTCCGGGTCTCGCTCACCGACCGCTGCAACCTGCGGTGCTCCTACTGCATGCCCGCCGAGGGCCTGGACTGGCTGCCCAACGACGACGTGCTCACCGACGACGAGGTCGTCCGGCTGATCACGATCGCGGTCGAGCGCCTCGGCGTGCGCGAGGTCCGGTTCACCGGCGGCGAGCCGCTGCTGCGCCGCGGGCTGCCCGACATCATCCGTCGTACGGCGGCCCTGTCCCCGCGTCCGGACACCTCGATCACCACCAACGCGCTGGGCCTGACCCGCACCGCCCGGGCGCTCGCGGAGGCCGGGCTCGACCGGGTGAACGTCAGCCTGGACACGGTCCGCGAGGAGGACTTCAAGACCATCACCCGCCGCGACCGGTTCGCCGACGTGGTCGCCGGGCTGGCCGCGGCCGCCGAGGCCGGCCTGGGGCCGGTCAAGGTCAACGCGGTGCTGCTGCGCGGCATCAACGACGACCAGGCGCCCGAGCTGCTCCAGTGGTGCATGGACCGCGACTACGAGCTGCGCTTCATCGAGCAGATGCCGCTCGACGCCCAGCACGGATGGAGCCGCGAGGCGATGGTCACGGCCGACGAGATCTTCGACTCCCTGGGCAGCGCGTTCGTGCTGGAGCCTGCGGAGGAGCCGCGGGGCAGCGCCCCGGCCGAGCTGTTCACCGTCGACGGCGGACCGCACACCGTCGGCGTGATCGCGTCGGTGACCCGGCCGTTCTGCGGCGACTGCGACCGGGTGCGGCTGACCGCCGACGGTCAGGTCCGCAACTGCCTGTTCGCCCGCGAGGAGAGCGACCTGCGCGGTGCGCTGCGCGGCGGCGCCGACGACGCGGAGATCGCCCGCCGCTGGCAGGCCGCGATGCTCACCAAGCGTCCGGGCCACGGCATCGACGACGTGACGTTCCTGCAGCCCAGCCGCCCGATGTCGGCCATCGGGGGCTGA
- a CDS encoding 2'-5' RNA ligase family protein has product MRLFAAIVPPRPVLDEVRAVVDSVRPASEPAPKRGLFSRGGGRGPVVEDETNDELTQPPVELMYLPLTGFGNVTLGDSVHLAKALRNEALTWAPATLHVAGGTALEFKGDESVWAKLDGDIDALNTIGRGVPQVVQRLGFFVDRRQFRPWLEVGTITDTTTAPYLQAVVDALEAFHGRSWEVDAISLMKGLPDEGPDAFEELERMPLAPR; this is encoded by the coding sequence ATGCGACTGTTTGCTGCCATCGTTCCGCCCCGGCCGGTCCTCGACGAGGTCCGGGCCGTGGTCGACTCGGTCCGGCCCGCCTCGGAGCCGGCACCCAAGCGAGGCCTGTTCTCCCGAGGCGGGGGACGCGGCCCGGTCGTCGAGGACGAGACCAACGACGAGCTGACGCAGCCGCCGGTCGAGCTGATGTACCTGCCGCTGACCGGCTTCGGCAACGTCACCCTCGGCGACTCGGTGCATCTCGCCAAGGCGCTGCGCAACGAGGCCCTCACCTGGGCCCCCGCGACCCTGCACGTCGCCGGCGGCACCGCCCTGGAGTTCAAGGGCGACGAGTCGGTGTGGGCCAAGCTCGACGGCGACATCGACGCCCTGAACACCATCGGCCGCGGGGTCCCGCAGGTCGTGCAGCGGCTCGGCTTCTTCGTGGACCGCCGCCAGTTCCGCCCGTGGCTCGAGGTGGGCACGATCACCGACACCACCACCGCGCCGTACCTGCAGGCCGTCGTGGACGCCCTGGAGGCCTTCCACGGCCGGTCGTGGGAGGTCGACGCGATCTCGCTGATGAAGGGGCTGCCCGACGAGGGGCCGGACGCCTTCGAGGAGCTCGAGCGGATGCCGCTCGCTCCTCGCTAG
- a CDS encoding EAL domain-containing protein, with the protein MLRNADLAMYEAKARGKNQWVEYERAIGRSRLQRLELVESLRASVAAGDLTLVYQPVVRASTGYITGVEALARWKSNGVDVPPDVFIRVAEETGLVVALGDVVLDQAARDAAVISRAAGGDFNVSVNISAKQLREPDFVTKVERAMAKMDGATLVLEITERDGIGTDPASMSAMSTLADRGVPFAIDDFGVGFSSIGYLQDMPVRIIKTDLSFSESIDRDERSCALLCSITMMGQALGLDVVVEGIERASQLDHLRDHVHAPFAQGYLMHRPMPLDQLVKVIAENRALPAIPQRDPARVSPSV; encoded by the coding sequence ATGCTGCGCAACGCCGACCTGGCGATGTATGAGGCCAAGGCGCGCGGCAAGAACCAGTGGGTGGAGTACGAGCGGGCCATCGGCCGCTCGCGCCTCCAGCGCCTCGAGCTCGTGGAGTCCCTGCGAGCCTCCGTGGCCGCCGGCGACCTCACGCTCGTCTACCAGCCCGTCGTGCGTGCCTCCACCGGCTACATCACCGGCGTCGAGGCGCTGGCGCGCTGGAAGTCCAACGGGGTCGACGTACCCCCGGACGTGTTCATCCGGGTCGCGGAGGAGACCGGTCTGGTGGTCGCCCTCGGCGACGTGGTGCTCGACCAGGCCGCCCGTGACGCCGCGGTGATCTCCCGGGCCGCGGGCGGCGACTTCAACGTCAGCGTGAACATCTCCGCCAAGCAGCTGCGGGAGCCGGACTTCGTGACCAAGGTCGAGCGGGCGATGGCCAAGATGGACGGCGCGACCCTCGTCCTGGAGATCACCGAGCGCGACGGCATCGGCACCGATCCGGCGTCGATGAGCGCGATGTCCACGCTGGCCGACCGCGGCGTGCCGTTCGCGATCGACGACTTCGGGGTCGGCTTCTCCTCGATCGGCTACCTGCAGGACATGCCGGTGCGGATCATCAAGACCGACCTGTCGTTCTCGGAGAGCATCGACCGCGACGAGCGCTCGTGCGCCCTGCTGTGCTCGATCACGATGATGGGCCAGGCACTCGGGCTCGACGTGGTCGTCGAGGGCATCGAGCGGGCCAGCCAGCTCGACCACCTGCGCGACCACGTGCACGCGCCGTTCGCCCAGGGCTACCTCATGCACCGGCCGATGCCGCTGGACCAGCTGGTCAAGGTGATCGCCGAGAACCGCGCGCTGCCGGCGATCCCGCAGCGCGACCCGGCCCGCGTCTCCCCGTCGGTCTAG